In Capsicum annuum cultivar UCD-10X-F1 chromosome 7, UCD10Xv1.1, whole genome shotgun sequence, one genomic interval encodes:
- the LOC107878118 gene encoding PLASMODESMATA CALLOSE-BINDING PROTEIN 5-like: MSRIFLALLLFMFVTKISVNGQLEEWCIADEQTPDNELQVALDWACGKGGADCSKIQKDQVCYYPNTVRDHASYAFNNYFQKYKKKGGTCFFNNAAMVTQVDPSHNSCHYEYRP; encoded by the exons ATGTCAAGAATTTTTCTTGCTCTGCTGCTTTTCATGTTTGTCACAAAAATTTCAG TGAATGGGCAGCTAGAAGAATGGTGCATAGCAGATGAGCAGACACCAGACAATGAGTTGCAAGTAGCTTTAGATTGGGCATGTGGGAAAGGAGGTGCAGATTGTAGCAAGATTCAGAAGGACCAGGTTTGTTATTACCCAAACACAGTGAGAGACCACGCTTCTTATGCCTTCAACAATTACTTCCAGAAGTACAAGAAGAAAGGTGGAACCTGTTTCTTCAACAATGCGGCCATGGTTACTCAAGTTGACCCTA GTCATAATTCTTGCCATTACGAGTACAGGCCCTAG